Part of the Neisseria brasiliensis genome is shown below.
AGCGACAGTCGGCAAGCGCAGCACGCGGTAAGCGGCTTCGGTGATGTCGATGGCAGAAGAGTCAAACTGGCTTTCAGACGGCGTTACGGTGGTGTCGTTGCGGGTGGTTTTAGGTGGTTTGCCGAGCAAAACATTCAGCGGCAAATCGACCGGATTGTTGTCGTACAAATCATCACGCACTTGCAGATGACCGTCATCGGTGGCCACACCAACCACGGCAAACGGGCAGCGTTCACGTTCGCAAATGGCGCGGAAGGTGTCTAAATCTTGTTCCAAAATCGACAACACATAACGCTCTTGCGATTCGTTACACCAGATTTGCAGTGGGGTCAGGCCGTGTTCTTCCAAAGGCACATCGCGCAGCTTGAATTTTGCACCACGGCCGGCATCGTTAACCAATTCAGGGAAAGCGTTTGACAAGCCGCCCGCGCCCACGTCGTGAATGGAGATAATCGGATTGTCGTCGCCCAGCTGCCAGCAGCGGTCGATGACTTCTTGCGCGCGACGTTCGATTTCAGGGTTGCCGCGTTGTACCGAGTTAAAGTCTAAAGAAGCGTCGTTGGTACCGGTATCCATAGACGAAGCCGCGCCGCCTCCGAGACCAATCAGCATGCCCGGGCCGCCGAGTTGGATTAATAATGCGCCTTCAGGGATTTCGTCTTTATGCGTTTGCTGCGCCTGAATGTTGCCCAAGCCGCCGGCAATCATAATCGGCTTGTGGTAGCCGCGCACTTGACCGTCGACTTTTTCTTCAAAGGTGCGGAAATAGCCCAGCAGATTAGGGCGGCCGAATTCGTTGTTAAACGCCGCGCCGCCGATTGGGCCTTCAATCATGATGTCTAAAGGCGAAGCGATGTGGCCGGGTTTGCCGTAGCCTTGTTCCCAAGGCTGTTCCAAACCGGGGATATTCAGGTTGGACACGGTAAAGCCGGTCAAGCCTGCTTTCGGGCGCGAACCTTTACCGGTCGCACCTTCGTCACGAATCTCACCGCCCGCTCCGGTGGCCGCGCCTGCAAATGGGGCGATGGCGGTCGGGTGGTTGTGGGTTTCCACTTTCATGATGATGTGGGTGTCTTCTTCGTGGAAACGGTAGCCGTGGTTATCGGCGGCATTAGGATAGAAACGCTCGATTTTCGCGCCTTCAATCACGGAAGAGTTGTCTTTGTAGGCCACGACTGTGCCTTCAGGGTGGGCTTCGTGGGTGTCACGAATCATGCGGAACAGCGACTTAGGCTGTTTTTCGCCGTTCAAAATAAAATCGGCGTTGAAGATTTTGTGGCGGCAGTGTTCCGAGTTGGCTTGTGCGAACATCATCAGCTCGACATCGCTCGGATTACGGCCTAAGGCTTGGTAGTTTTCCACCAAATAATCGATTTCGTCAGGCGACAAGGCCAAGCCCATTTCGCTGTTGGCTTTGACCAAGGCTTCTTTACCGCCGTTTAGCAAATCGACGGTTGAGAAAGTTTCCGATTGGATGTGGTGGAACAATTGCGCCGCCGCATCAATGTCGGTCAACACGCTTTCGGTCATGCGGTCGTGCAACAGCGCCACCCATTGTTGTTGCTGCTCGGCAGTCAAATCGCCGCGAATCCACACCGCCATGCCGCGCTCAATGCGCTCGATGCCCTCAAGACCACAGTTTTCCGCGATGTTGGTGGCTTTAGAAGCCCAAGGCGAAATCGTGCCCAAGCGTGGGGTAATCAAAAATAAATGCAAGCCGTTTGTGGGCTTTGGTGTTTCGGCAACACGGTCAGCTTCCAGCAAGGCTTGCAGTTTTTCAACGGTCTCAGCGTCTAAAGTATTTTCGCTGCTGACAAAATACCAAAATTCGCTTTCCAGCTTCGCTTCAGGCAGGCCGGTGGCGGCTGCTTTTTGAAACAGTTTTTCAACACGGAAATCAGACAGGGCGGTAACGCCGCGCAAGGGCAAAACAACAGACATGGATTCGGCTCTCAAATGCGGTTGGGAAAAACGATATTATACGCATAATAGGGCTATTTTGCTTGGGTATTTTGCCGCGAAGTGTCAACAATTCACACCATAAAACGCGATTGAATAAAAAAGCGGATTGTGATAATTTTCCAGTCATCTTTTCCTGTTTAGACGGCCTTGATGATTAACTTGATGATTAATGTATGCCGTCTGAAAAACAAATAGAAAGCCAGCCATGAAAAAAATCGAAGCCATCATTAAACCTTTCAAACTCGACGACGTGCGCGAAGCCTTAACCGAAATCGGCATCACCGGCATGACCGTGACCGAAGTAAAAGGATTCGGCCGCCAAAAGGGTCACACTGAAATCTACCGCGGTGCAGAATACGCCGTCGATTTCCTGCCGAAAGTGAAAATTGAGCTGGTGTTGGCCGATCATGATGTGGAACGCGCCATCGAAGCCATCATCGAAAACGCCCGTTCGGGCAAAATCGGTGACGGCAAGATTTTTGTGTACCCGGTGGAAGAAGCAATCCGTATCCGCACGGGTGAGCGCAGCGAAGCGGCGGTGTGATTGGTTAGCAATCAGAAAATGCCGTCTGAAAGGTTTGCTTTCAGACGGCATTGTTATTACTGGGCGGTGACGATGCGGTTAATTTGCCATTCGAGAAATTCCGTGTACACGCTGCCTTTTTTGATGTGTTTCAGGTCGTGTTCATTCGGCTGGGTAGGCGAATCAGCATGCAAATCTCCTTGTGTTTTAGACCAAGGGTGGAATTTTTGATTATGCAGATGATAGAAGCCGTTTTCAGTAATGAGCACTTCTTTATTGTAACCATAACCGCACCAAGGCGAATTGGCTTGTGGCGCAGTCAGATTGCAGCCTGTGTCGTAATAAGGTGTATCAGACAGGCTTAAATGATACAGTGTCGGTAAAACATCCTTATGCGAACCCGCTCGCTCCGGCTGATACACTGTTTGATGGCGGTATTTCTCCGGAACATAAAGATAAAATGGCACACCATGCCCTAAAGCCACTTCATTGGCTTCGGGGTAGCCGATGGCACGCATATTATGATCGCCTGTTGCTGCGATAATGGTATCGGGCGTTGTTTGCTTCACGTTGGCGATAAAGCCGCCCAATTGGTCGTTGCTGTAGCGGAAGGTGTTGAAAATCTCATTCAATTCTTTACCTTGCGCCAATGCTTTTAAGCGAGCGGATTCAGATTCTGTTAAGCGGAAATCGACACTTTGTTGCGTATCGGGTAAGCGGTAAGGCGGATGGTTGGTGACAGACAGCATCATGATGAATACGGGCTGCTTTTGCTGTTCTGCTTTTTGCAGCAATTCTTCTGCATAGCGGAACATATACTCATCAGGAATCTGCTGGATTTCGCTTCAGGGAAGCGGTCTTTCAAGCCATTTTCATCAATGATTTCATCCACACCCAAATGACGCAGGAAGGTATCAAAATCACGCCAGCCGCCGTTGCCTGCGGTGAGATAAACAATGTGATAACCGGCATCGGCATAAGGTTTGAACATATTGCTGATGAAGGTTTTGTTTTTCGCAGTCGATTGGCTTAAGTCTAAGCGGGGGCTGCGCACAAACAGGCGGTGTAGGGTATCACTGGTGCCATCGCCTTCAGAAATAAACTTTTTATATACCCAATCTGATTGCCAATGCGGTTTCAGACGGCCTAATAAGTTTCTTTCGGCATTGTCGAAATCCAATAAATGGCTGCTCATGCTCTCCATCACGGCCAACACGATATTCGGTTTTTTCTGCGCTACGGTAGGGTTGGCAGGCGTGTTTTTTACCAGCTGCTGTAAATCAGCAGTTGCTTCAGTTTCCAAGAGTTGACTGATTATGCGGCTGCCGTCTGCATCGCTGACAGGCTCAAAATAGCTGCTGTTGCGATATTCTTTTCTTGCCCAGTCTAAAGAAATCAAGGCATTAGGAACCAGTTTGTTCAATTGCGGAGCGGCGGAAATCTGCATGGCGGTTTGGCGCAAAGGAAATTTGCCCACGGAACCGCGAATGCCTAATGTTAACGCCAATAATGGCAGCACAATACCGGCAACCCAGAGCCATACCGGTGCAGCTGCCTGTTGATTGGCGCGTGGTAATTTGTTGAGCAACCAAGCAAATAATCCGCCCAAAACCAGCAATGCCAAGCTGCCGGAAACAACGGGGTAATCCGACCAAATGGTTTTAATAACCGCATTGGTGTCTTCATCAAACAGCCCGAAGACAAAAACATCAAATTGTTTTTCATAAACAGAGAAATAAAACCAGTTGCCCAAGGCAAAGGCGATGGAAATGACGAAGAATAAGGTTAAAAGTTTTTTGTGGATTTTTTGATAAATGCGTGCCAATGTCGGGTGGATTAAGCTTACCAAAAGCAATAGAAAGGCGACGGCAGATAAGAGCGATGAGGCTTTAATATCAAACAATAAACCTTTTAAAAACAGTGGTGTAATATCATCACGATATTGTTGGGTAATATTTTCGGAAACAAAATGATTCAGCATGAGAAAACGTTCTAAGCTGAATGCCAAGATGAGTGAAAGCCAAAAAACAAAAGTTTGTTTCAGGCCGGCGCGATAAACTGCCCAACGGGAGAAGGTTTTATTGAAAGTAATATCGTTAGCCATGTTTTAGACCGGTTAAAAAAATCGAAATATTATGGCATATTTTTGCTAAACTTAACAATAATGCCGTCTGAAAGCATATCTTTCAGACGGCATGGTTATTTCTAACGAAACCGGTGTTAAATCTCAAAGGTATCCGCTTCATCACCCCCGCGAATCATGCCGGCGGCGACGGTGTGGTTGGTGGCTTCATCGATGATGATAAACGCACCAGTGGCCGGGCTTTGCTCGTAGGTAGTGGCGTTGAGCGGCTGTTGGGTTTTCAGGCTGACGCTGCCGATATCGTTGAGTTTCAGCTCGGTGGCGGATTGCACTTGGCTTAGGGTGTTTACGTCCCAAACGTAGGCGATTTCGCTGATTTTGACGGCGGCGGTTTGGGTGGTGTGTTTCAGCAGGTATTTGCGGCGCGGGTTGAGCGGAATATCGTCGAACCAACACAGCGCGGCTTGGAATTGCTGGCTTGGCGCAACAGGGCTGTCGGCGGCGACGATGGCATTGCCGCGCGAGATGTCGATGTCGGTGTCGAGCGTAATGGTCAATACTTCGCCGGCTTCGGCAGTATCGGTTTTGCCGTTCGGATTGTAAATCTCGGCGATTTTGGCGGTTTGGCCGTTGGGTAATACTTTGACTGCATCGCCCACTTTCAGACGGCCTGCTTCCAAACGGCCTTGGTAGCCGCGGAAATCGTCGCTGCTGCTGCCGTCTTGGCGCGCCACACGTTGCACGGGGAAATGGGTGGCTTGGGCGAGCGCGTCTTTACGGGAAACGGGCAGGCTTTCCAAGAGCGGCAGCAAAGGCAAACCCTGATGCCACGGCGTTTGCGCGCTGGCGTTGACGATGTTGTCGCCTTTCAAGGCGCTGATGGGCAGGAAATGCACGTCGGCGGTGAGGCCGATTTGTTGGGCGAGCTTTTGATAGGCGGCGGTGATGGCTTGGTATTTGCTTTCGTCAAAATCGAGCAAGTCGAGTTTGTTGACGGCGACAATGATGTTCGGGCAGCCGAGCAGTTTCAAAATGGCGCTGTGGCACTTGGTTTGCGGCAGTAAAACTGGTTCTTCGCCGCTGAAATCAACGCGGGTGGCATCGACCAAGACGATGGCGGCATCGGCGGTCGAAGCGCCGGTGACCATGTTGCGGGTGTATTGTTCGTGGCCGGGCGTGTCGGCGATGATGAATTTGCGTTTTGGTGTGGCGAAATAGCGGTAGGCCACGTCGATGGTGATGCCTTGTTCGCGCTCGGCGGCCAAGCCGTCGGTGAGGCTGGCGAAATCGGGTGTGTCGCCGTTTTCAGAGGCTTTGTTGAGCTTGTCGATTTGGTCGGTCAGCAGGGTTTTGCTGTCGTAGAGCAGGCGGCCGATTAGGGTGGATTTGCCGTCGTCAACGCTGCCAGCGGTGATGAAACGGAGTAATGGGGCGGTGGTGGCGGTCATGTGCGTTCCTTCATATTGGGTTTGCCGATACTTTAACGAGGCCGCCTGAAAATGGGAAAGAATGGTTTGTTTATAATAAAGATGATTTTGTTATATCAATGATGAGGCCGAGACCTTTGCAAAATCCCTATCTTTGGCACATTTCTTCATTGCGCGCTGCTACAACTTTGAACTGTACTCAAATCTAGGATTTTGCAAAGGTCTCAGGCCGTCTGAAAAGAAAATAAGCTTTCAGACGGCCTT
Proteins encoded:
- a CDS encoding P-II family nitrogen regulator — protein: MKKIEAIIKPFKLDDVREALTEIGITGMTVTEVKGFGRQKGHTEIYRGAEYAVDFLPKVKIELVLADHDVERAIEAIIENARSGKIGDGKIFVYPVEEAIRIRTGERSEAAV
- a CDS encoding sulfate adenylyltransferase subunit 1, translating into MTATTAPLLRFITAGSVDDGKSTLIGRLLYDSKTLLTDQIDKLNKASENGDTPDFASLTDGLAAEREQGITIDVAYRYFATPKRKFIIADTPGHEQYTRNMVTGASTADAAIVLVDATRVDFSGEEPVLLPQTKCHSAILKLLGCPNIIVAVNKLDLLDFDESKYQAITAAYQKLAQQIGLTADVHFLPISALKGDNIVNASAQTPWHQGLPLLPLLESLPVSRKDALAQATHFPVQRVARQDGSSSDDFRGYQGRLEAGRLKVGDAVKVLPNGQTAKIAEIYNPNGKTDTAEAGEVLTITLDTDIDISRGNAIVAADSPVAPSQQFQAALCWFDDIPLNPRRKYLLKHTTQTAAVKISEIAYVWDVNTLSQVQSATELKLNDIGSVSLKTQQPLNATTYEQSPATGAFIIIDEATNHTVAAGMIRGGDEADTFEI